In a genomic window of Mageeibacillus indolicus UPII9-5:
- a CDS encoding AMP-binding protein: MKFKTDQLDSQKLGERILTMQSTVGRTYVDHPVFSDLRTLLDNCRQRFASHDAYVYRLQPKGRCAHKTYQAFWDDINALGTGFLARGLVTLPDDYARRSAATPDVLPPHYGEPGSCCELDSARSRIAVIGENSYAWILQHNANLFGLGISVPLDKQLSEPELKVLLNRAAVDIICFDAKHYPILAAVLPDVPTLKHLVLLDDGNLARKLEAENPQIISLDTLLTGGRAALAAGDDRFSRICLDPDAPAALIFTSGTSAQSKGVLLSHRNIAYNAGQAARLLDIPTGTRALSLLPLHHTFENTCGLYGLWNYGVTVHINDNLRYVGYNLQDWKIQFVLCVPAIVDALYKQIQRTIKKQNKERQVELARLASNSMRMVGLDNRRQIFKAILDRLGDLRWMIVGAAALDPVEAAFFNDIGIELWTGYGLTESAPLVSCNNQELSILNSVGVVCPDLSLKIVSDEQPAHYENTADNSGLNMFNIFRFFTSNETEPVKGEICVKGKNVMLGYFGDPEATAAAIDAEGWLHTGDVGYLNEKGCLFITGRIKSMIVLNNGKKVFPEEIEAKLCQIAGVKNALCWGEPGNREQVDVVCKLQLNPEELPENCRRPADTAAVTEVGADSVLDTVAVREYLDEHIAALNQQLAEYKYIRYCIYTLKDFNLTTTLKIRRAKEIEATHAALAKTGATLKDKHLQSID; this comes from the coding sequence TTGAAGTTTAAAACAGACCAACTTGATTCACAAAAATTAGGTGAAAGGATTTTGACCATGCAATCAACTGTCGGTCGCACTTATGTTGACCATCCTGTATTTTCCGATTTACGCACCTTGCTTGACAACTGCCGGCAACGTTTTGCCTCCCATGATGCTTATGTCTATCGTTTGCAGCCTAAAGGCCGGTGTGCTCACAAAACCTACCAGGCTTTCTGGGACGACATAAACGCGCTCGGCACCGGGTTTTTGGCCCGCGGCCTGGTCACTCTCCCCGATGATTACGCCCGCCGATCCGCAGCGACTCCGGACGTTTTGCCACCACATTACGGCGAACCGGGGTCCTGCTGTGAACTTGATTCCGCGCGATCTCGCATTGCCGTTATCGGTGAAAATTCCTACGCTTGGATCTTGCAGCACAACGCCAATCTCTTCGGCCTCGGCATTTCCGTGCCATTGGACAAACAACTTTCCGAACCCGAGTTAAAAGTCTTATTGAATCGCGCCGCAGTCGACATCATATGTTTTGATGCCAAGCATTATCCGATTTTGGCCGCCGTTTTGCCAGATGTACCCACGCTTAAACACCTCGTATTGCTGGATGACGGTAATCTTGCTCGAAAATTGGAGGCGGAGAATCCGCAAATCATCAGCCTTGACACCCTTTTAACTGGTGGACGGGCGGCTTTGGCTGCCGGCGATGACCGTTTCAGCCGTATCTGTCTCGACCCGGACGCCCCGGCAGCCCTAATTTTCACCTCCGGTACTTCCGCCCAATCTAAAGGAGTGTTGCTCAGCCATCGCAATATCGCTTACAATGCGGGGCAGGCGGCGCGACTGTTAGATATTCCAACCGGCACAAGAGCCTTATCTCTCCTGCCTTTACACCACACATTTGAAAACACCTGTGGGCTTTACGGACTTTGGAATTACGGTGTGACCGTGCATATCAACGACAACCTACGTTATGTCGGGTACAATCTGCAAGATTGGAAAATACAGTTCGTCCTATGTGTGCCGGCCATTGTCGATGCGCTGTACAAGCAAATTCAGCGAACAATAAAAAAGCAAAACAAAGAGCGGCAAGTCGAACTGGCCAGATTGGCCAGCAACAGTATGCGTATGGTCGGCCTCGATAATCGCCGGCAAATATTCAAAGCTATTTTGGACCGGCTTGGCGATTTACGTTGGATGATTGTCGGTGCGGCCGCCCTCGATCCAGTCGAAGCTGCTTTTTTCAACGACATCGGTATTGAACTATGGACCGGCTACGGCCTGACAGAATCGGCTCCGTTGGTTTCCTGCAACAACCAAGAACTTAGTATACTCAACTCGGTCGGAGTCGTTTGCCCCGATTTGTCTTTAAAAATAGTTTCAGACGAACAACCCGCCCATTACGAAAACACCGCCGACAACAGCGGCCTCAACATGTTTAACATTTTCCGTTTTTTCACCTCTAATGAGACTGAGCCGGTTAAAGGTGAGATCTGTGTCAAGGGCAAAAATGTCATGCTCGGCTACTTTGGGGACCCGGAGGCCACGGCTGCCGCTATCGACGCCGAAGGTTGGCTGCACACCGGGGATGTCGGCTATCTCAATGAGAAAGGCTGCCTGTTCATAACCGGAAGAATAAAGTCGATGATTGTCCTCAACAACGGCAAAAAAGTTTTTCCGGAAGAAATCGAGGCCAAGCTTTGCCAGATCGCCGGCGTTAAAAATGCCCTTTGTTGGGGGGAGCCCGGCAATCGCGAACAAGTCGATGTCGTTTGTAAGTTGCAGCTTAACCCGGAAGAATTACCGGAAAACTGTCGCCGCCCGGCTGACACCGCTGCGGTAACCGAAGTCGGTGCCGACTCAGTCTTGGATACTGTCGCTGTACGGGAATATCTCGATGAGCATATCGCGGCATTGAATCAACAGCTTGCAGAATACAAGTATATACGCTATTGTATATATACATTAAAGGACTTTAACCTGACCACAACCTTGAAAATACGCCGCGCCAAAGAAATCGAAGCTACCCATGCAGCTTTAGCCAAGACCGGCGCTACTTTAAAAGACAAGCACTTGCAATCCATAGACTGA